Genomic DNA from Candidatus Pantoea bituminis:
ATCAGTTCCTCCATGACGTCCACGATGCGGTCGTAATACGGTGAAGGTTTCATGCGATCGTCCTCATCAAACTCGGCCCAGGCTTTTGCCACGGATGACTGGTTCGGGATGGTGATCATTCGCATCCAGCGCCCGAGAATGCGCATCTGGTTTACGGCGTTGAACGACTGTGAGCCGCCGCTGACCTGCATGACTGCAAGGGTTTTCCCTGCGATGGCCGGACCGCCCCGGACGTCAGGGGTATCCAGTCAATTTGCGTCTTCATGATGCCGGTCATGGCACCGTGACGCTCAGGAGAGCACCAGACCATCCCTTCTGACCAGAGTACCAGTTCGCGCAGCTCTGCAACCTTCGGGTGCGTTTCAGGTACATCATCCGGCAGAGGCAGGCCGGACGGATTAAATATTTTCACCTCCGCGCCCATAGCCGTCAGCAACCGGGCAGCTTCTTCCGTGGTGAGCCGGCTGTAAGAGCGTTCCCGCAACGAACCGTAGAGCATCAGGATGCGGGGCGGGTGCGGCACTTCTGCGGCCTTCAGCTTCTCTTCCGTAAGGGGCGCATCCAGGAGCGTCGGATCGATATTGTTCAAGGCATCATTCACGTTATTCACAATGGAGTCTCTTTAAGGGGGATCGCGGCAGTCAGGCTGCAGTCGCTGCCGCCGGCGCAGCACTCTTCAGTCAGAAAAGCCATCAGCTGCTCAAGCTGTGAATAACAGGGCCTGCAGAACAGGGTTCGGCTCTGACGTTCCTGACTTATGAGGCCAGCAGACATCAGCGCAGAAAGATGATGGCTGAGCGTGGAGGCAGGAATATCAAGGTGCTTCTGTAGTTCGCCAACCGGCAGGCCGTCATGACCCGCCCTGACAAGCTCCCGGTATATGCTGAGACGGGTCGGGTGGCCCAGCTCCCGAAGTGCGTTTGCTGCTGTATGTAAGTCCATACTACCTCCAATAACTATATTTCCAGAATAATGGAAATTTAGTTAGCGTCAAACATTGATTTAATCAACTTGGCACTCTATTGCTGACTTAAAATGACTGGGTTGTTTCTGAATAGGTAATGCATTAACGTCCGCTTCAGGCACACAGCGTCAGGCGCTACTCTGAGTCTGCTGTGAGCGTAAAGCGGACGTTAACTTCACTCGGATATAATCAGTTTGTCGGAAGCGCTTTAAAGGTGAATGATTCGAATTAAAGGAAGACTTCGATTTCAAGTGCAGCAAGAATTGCAGCTTCCATTTTCTCAAGGTAGAGCAAGTAGCCGGGCTTCCGGGCCGCTTTATTTAATTGATCCCTGATGGCTATAAGGACTTTTCAAAATAGTTC
This window encodes:
- a CDS encoding ArsR/SmtB family transcription factor, translated to MDLHTAANALRELGHPTRLSIYRELVRAGHDGLPVGELQKHLDIPASTLSHHLSALMSAGLISQERQSRTLFCRPCYSQLEQLMAFLTEECCAGGSDCSLTAAIPLKETPL